Proteins co-encoded in one Neofelis nebulosa isolate mNeoNeb1 chromosome 2, mNeoNeb1.pri, whole genome shotgun sequence genomic window:
- the LOC131505700 gene encoding small cysteine and glycine repeat-containing protein 7-like: protein MGCCGCGSCGGCGGCGGGCGGCGSGCGGCGGGCGGGCGGCTTCRCYRVGCCSSCCPCCCGCCGGCCSVPVVCCCRRSCGCGSCGCGKGCCQQKCCCQQTCCCKKQGCS from the coding sequence ATGGGGTGCTGTGGCTGCGGAAGTTGCGgtggctgcggcggctgcggcggcggctgcggcggctgcggtaGTGGCTGCGgtggctgcggcggcggctgcggcggcggctgcggcggctgcacCACGTGCCGGTGCTACCGGGTGGGCTGCTGCTCCAGCTGCTGTccctgctgctgcggctgctgcggggGCTGCTGCAGCGTCCCCGTGgtctgctgctgccgccgctcgTGTGGCTGCGGCTCGTGTGGCTGCGGGAAGGGCTGCTGCCAGCAGAAGTGCTGTTGTCAGCAGACGTGCTGTTGCAAGAAGCAGGGCTGCAGCTAG